From the Clavibacter phaseoli genome, one window contains:
- a CDS encoding phage holin family protein translates to MPRFLVRVVVNAVALWLTTLIVSGTVVTAYERGDTTATVLTYLLLGAIFGVVNGVIGTAIRIVAFPLYVLTLGLIALIVNGLLFLLVAAISDALGFGLTVEGFWWGVLGALLMALFSWLVGLVLRPVTSRA, encoded by the coding sequence ATGCCCCGATTCCTCGTCCGCGTGGTCGTCAACGCCGTCGCGCTCTGGCTCACCACGCTCATCGTCTCCGGCACCGTCGTGACCGCCTACGAACGGGGCGACACCACGGCCACCGTGCTCACCTACCTGCTGCTCGGCGCGATCTTCGGCGTCGTGAACGGCGTGATCGGCACCGCCATCCGCATCGTGGCGTTCCCCCTCTACGTCCTCACGCTCGGTCTCATCGCGCTCATCGTCAACGGGCTGCTCTTCCTCCTCGTGGCCGCGATCTCCGACGCGCTCGGCTTCGGCCTCACGGTCGAGGGCTTCTGGTGGGGCGTGCTCGGCGCCCTGCTCATGGCGCTCTTCAGCTGGCTGGTGGGCCTCGTGCTCCGACCGGTGACCTCGAGGGCCTGA
- a CDS encoding thiamine pyrophosphate-dependent dehydrogenase E1 component subunit alpha: MPESDVTVQLLTPAGELAPSDSAEEFLPYFERLTEDDHRGFLRDMRLTRAFDLEATNLQRQGHLGLWAPSTGQEAAQVGSGRATRPQDHVFPAYREHGVALIRGVDPVDIVRLMRGVTHGGWDPAVANFHLYTLVIGSQALHATGYAMGVAFDGDVATGDPDRDTAVIAYYGDGATSQGDVSEAFVFAASFQTPQVFFLQNNHWAISVPVSTQSRTPLYLRSRGFGVPSTQVDGNDVFASYAVTAKHLDDARNGGGPSFIEALTYRVGAHTSSDDPTKYRTDEELQGWVAKDPIARLEAYLRAQGAPQSLFDGIDEEAKDLAADVRRRTIELTSPALPGIFDHVYSEPHPVTTEQREWLERYEASLGGNR, encoded by the coding sequence ATGCCGGAAAGCGATGTGACGGTCCAGCTCCTGACCCCCGCGGGCGAGCTCGCACCGAGCGACTCCGCCGAGGAGTTCCTCCCGTACTTCGAGCGACTCACGGAGGACGACCACCGCGGCTTCCTCCGCGACATGCGCCTCACGCGGGCGTTCGACCTCGAGGCCACGAACCTCCAGCGCCAGGGCCACCTCGGCCTCTGGGCGCCGAGCACCGGCCAGGAGGCGGCGCAGGTCGGATCCGGCCGGGCCACCCGCCCGCAGGACCACGTGTTCCCCGCGTACCGCGAGCACGGCGTCGCGCTCATCCGCGGCGTCGACCCGGTCGACATCGTGCGGCTCATGCGCGGCGTCACCCACGGCGGCTGGGATCCGGCGGTGGCGAACTTCCACCTCTACACGCTGGTCATCGGCTCGCAGGCGCTGCACGCCACGGGCTACGCGATGGGCGTCGCGTTCGACGGCGACGTCGCCACCGGCGACCCGGACCGGGACACCGCGGTCATCGCCTACTACGGCGACGGCGCCACCAGCCAGGGCGACGTGAGCGAGGCGTTCGTCTTCGCCGCGAGCTTCCAGACCCCGCAGGTCTTCTTCCTCCAGAACAACCACTGGGCGATCTCCGTCCCGGTCTCCACGCAGTCGCGCACGCCCCTCTACCTGCGGTCGCGGGGCTTCGGGGTGCCGAGCACGCAGGTCGACGGCAACGACGTCTTCGCGAGCTACGCCGTCACGGCCAAGCACCTCGACGACGCGCGGAACGGCGGGGGCCCCTCCTTCATCGAGGCGCTCACGTACCGCGTCGGCGCGCACACCTCGAGCGACGACCCCACGAAGTACCGCACCGACGAGGAGCTGCAGGGCTGGGTCGCGAAGGACCCCATCGCCCGGCTCGAGGCGTACCTGCGCGCCCAGGGCGCGCCGCAGTCGCTCTTCGACGGCATCGACGAGGAGGCCAAGGACCTCGCCGCCGACGTCCGCCGCCGCACCATCGAGCTCACGAGCCCGGCGCTGCCCGGCATCTTCGACCACGTCTACTCGGAGCCGCACCCCGTCACGACGGAGCAGCGCGAGTGGCTCGAGCGCTACGAGGCCTCCCTGGGAGGGAACCGATGA
- a CDS encoding metal ABC transporter substrate-binding protein encodes MNRRPLTALLAVSLLAVPLAGCASGSGAPSGDASASGGATLEVVASTDVYGDIAQQIGGDDVKVTSIIDSPDKDPHEYQATSRDQLALSTADVVIQNGGGYDDFVDTMISALPGGKSPVLLNAADISGYDQKPAEGEFNEHVWYDMPTMKKLAEEIEQAFSKADPAGAATFEANEQAFTAKLDTIAAAEAAAKSAGTGKGVAITEPVPLYLTSAMGLENRTPDEFSEAVEEGTDVPADVLKETLALFSEKQVAALVYNSQTTGATTDQVVAAAKAAGIPVVPVTETLPADLPAGSGYVEWMTENVDAVASAIRGS; translated from the coding sequence ATGAACCGTCGCCCCCTCACCGCCCTGCTCGCCGTCTCGCTCCTCGCCGTCCCGCTCGCGGGCTGCGCCTCCGGATCCGGGGCCCCCTCCGGCGACGCGTCCGCGTCCGGCGGGGCGACGCTCGAGGTCGTCGCCTCGACGGACGTCTACGGCGACATCGCGCAGCAGATCGGCGGCGACGACGTGAAGGTGACGTCGATCATCGACAGCCCCGACAAGGACCCGCACGAGTACCAGGCCACCTCCCGCGACCAGCTGGCGCTCTCCACGGCCGACGTCGTGATCCAGAACGGCGGCGGCTACGACGACTTCGTCGACACCATGATCAGCGCGCTCCCGGGCGGGAAGAGCCCGGTCCTCCTCAATGCGGCCGACATCTCGGGCTACGACCAGAAGCCGGCCGAGGGGGAGTTCAACGAGCACGTCTGGTACGACATGCCCACGATGAAGAAGCTCGCCGAGGAGATCGAGCAGGCGTTCTCGAAGGCGGATCCCGCCGGCGCCGCCACGTTCGAGGCGAACGAGCAGGCCTTCACGGCGAAGCTCGACACGATCGCCGCGGCCGAGGCCGCCGCGAAGTCGGCCGGCACCGGCAAGGGCGTCGCGATCACCGAGCCCGTGCCGCTGTACCTCACGAGCGCCATGGGCCTCGAGAACCGCACGCCGGACGAGTTCAGCGAGGCCGTCGAGGAGGGCACCGACGTCCCCGCCGACGTGCTCAAGGAGACGCTCGCCCTCTTCTCGGAGAAGCAGGTCGCGGCGCTCGTCTACAACTCGCAGACCACGGGCGCCACGACCGACCAGGTGGTCGCCGCCGCGAAGGCCGCCGGCATCCCCGTCGTGCCGGTCACGGAGACCCTGCCCGCCGACCTGCCCGCGGGCAGCGGGTACGTTGAGTGGATGACCGAGAACGTCGACGCCGTGGCCTCCGCGATCCGGGGATCGTGA
- a CDS encoding pyridoxal phosphate-dependent aminotransferase: MVAYRQGKPAGEDDFKLSSNENPFDPLPSVLARIDQVRDVNRYPDAGATLLRTALAERFGVTVDHVHAGAGSVAILSQLITAAAGPGDEVVHAWRSFEAYPTLITVAGATGVPVPNLPDHSHDVDGMIAALTDRTRVVIVCTPNNPTGTLVTEADLERLLAAVPRDVLVLLDEAYGEFVGPEHALDGMRLLADHPNLVVLRTFSKAYGLAGLRIGYAVGHPRILDAARSAAIPLSVTGHAQHAALASLEHEDELLERVAVLARDRDEAWRALTEQGWDVPRPHGNFVWLATGAETAEVEARLAAAGLVVRAFGSEGIRVTIGEPASVRKLLNASAGIVRGLPEGHPARR; encoded by the coding sequence ATGGTCGCCTACCGCCAGGGCAAGCCGGCCGGCGAGGACGACTTCAAGCTCTCCAGCAACGAGAACCCGTTCGACCCGCTGCCCTCGGTGCTCGCGCGCATCGACCAGGTGCGCGACGTGAACCGCTACCCCGACGCCGGCGCGACCCTGCTGCGCACCGCGCTCGCCGAGCGCTTCGGCGTCACGGTCGACCACGTCCACGCCGGCGCCGGATCCGTGGCGATCCTCTCGCAGCTCATCACGGCGGCCGCGGGCCCCGGCGACGAGGTCGTCCACGCGTGGCGCTCCTTCGAGGCGTACCCCACCCTCATCACGGTCGCGGGCGCCACGGGCGTCCCCGTCCCGAACCTGCCGGACCACTCGCACGACGTCGACGGCATGATCGCCGCCCTCACCGACCGCACGCGCGTCGTGATCGTCTGCACGCCGAACAACCCCACCGGCACGCTCGTCACGGAGGCCGACCTCGAGCGCCTGCTCGCGGCCGTCCCCCGCGACGTCCTCGTGCTCCTCGACGAGGCGTACGGCGAGTTCGTCGGCCCGGAGCATGCCCTCGACGGCATGCGCCTCCTCGCCGACCACCCGAACCTCGTCGTCCTCCGCACGTTCTCCAAGGCGTACGGGCTCGCCGGCCTCCGCATCGGCTACGCCGTCGGCCACCCGCGCATCCTCGACGCGGCCCGCTCCGCCGCCATCCCGCTGTCCGTCACGGGCCACGCGCAGCACGCGGCGCTGGCCTCGCTCGAGCACGAGGACGAGCTCCTGGAGCGCGTGGCCGTGCTCGCGCGCGATCGCGACGAGGCGTGGCGCGCGCTCACCGAGCAGGGCTGGGACGTGCCGCGACCGCATGGCAACTTCGTCTGGCTGGCGACGGGCGCCGAGACCGCGGAGGTGGAGGCGCGGCTCGCGGCCGCCGGGCTCGTGGTGCGCGCGTTCGGGTCCGAGGGGATCCGCGTCACCATCGGGGAGCCCGCCTCTGTCCGGAAGCTACTGAACGCCTCGGCGGGAATTGTCCGGGGGCTGCCGGAGGGCCACCCGGCGCGCCGGTAG
- a CDS encoding metal ABC transporter ATP-binding protein, with translation MTGAPVLSLRDATLAFGARTLWSGLDLDVAPGEFVAVLGPNGSGKTSFLKSVLGAQHLTSGEMRFLDEPVRRGARRIGYIPQQKLITASTPVRARDLVGFGVTGHRWGLPISRRAERARVDELLDAVGATAYADAPVATLSGGEQQRLRVAQALASDPRLLLCDEPLLSLDLGHQRVVSELIDRHRRETGAAVVFVTHDVNPVLDMVDRVLYLVGGRFRIGTPDEVLDSEVLSSLYGTPVDVVRVRGRVVVVGATDDLHGHHSHDDEDGDHGSHGVHDAAPADGRAA, from the coding sequence GTGACCGGCGCACCCGTCCTGAGCCTCCGGGACGCGACGCTCGCGTTCGGCGCGCGCACCCTCTGGAGCGGACTCGACCTCGACGTGGCGCCCGGCGAGTTCGTCGCGGTGCTCGGTCCGAACGGATCCGGCAAGACCAGCTTCCTCAAGTCCGTCCTCGGCGCCCAGCACCTCACGTCGGGGGAGATGCGCTTCCTCGACGAGCCCGTGCGCCGCGGTGCGCGACGCATCGGCTACATCCCGCAGCAGAAGCTCATCACCGCGTCGACGCCCGTGCGGGCCCGCGACCTCGTCGGCTTCGGCGTCACCGGCCACCGCTGGGGGCTGCCGATCAGCCGCCGCGCCGAGCGGGCCCGGGTCGACGAGCTGCTCGACGCTGTCGGAGCCACCGCCTACGCCGATGCGCCGGTCGCGACGCTCTCCGGTGGCGAGCAGCAGCGGCTGCGCGTGGCCCAGGCCCTGGCGTCGGATCCGCGGCTCCTCCTCTGCGACGAGCCGCTCCTCAGCCTCGACCTCGGCCACCAGCGCGTGGTCAGCGAGCTCATCGACCGGCACCGCAGGGAGACCGGCGCGGCGGTCGTCTTCGTCACCCACGACGTCAACCCCGTGCTCGACATGGTCGACCGGGTGCTCTACCTCGTGGGTGGCCGGTTCCGCATCGGCACGCCCGACGAGGTCCTCGACTCCGAGGTGCTGAGCTCGCTCTACGGCACGCCCGTCGACGTGGTGCGCGTGCGCGGCCGCGTCGTCGTGGTCGGCGCCACCGACGACTTGCACGGCCACCACTCGCACGACGACGAGGACGGCGACCACGGGTCGCACGGCGTGCACGACGCCGCGCCCGCCGACGGGAGGGCCGCGTGA
- a CDS encoding alpha-ketoacid dehydrogenase subunit beta produces the protein MPMAKALNAGLRRALEEDDKVLLMGEDIGPLGGVFRITEHLQRDFGDRRVIDTPLAESGIVGTAIGLAMRGYRPVCEIQFDGFIYPAFDQITSQLAKITNRHEGAMRMPVVIRVPYGGHIGAIEHHQESPEAYFAHTPGLRVVSPSTPHDAYWMIQEAIKSDDPVMFFEPKARYRPKGEVDFSAPGIGLHESRVVRSGTDVTLVGHGAMVAMLLQAAELAAEEGTSVEVVDLRSLSPVDYGPILESVQRTGRLVVAQEAPGHVSVGSEIAATVTERAFYSLEAPVIRVSGFDAPFPPAKLETLYLPDADRILEAVDRSLAY, from the coding sequence ATGCCCATGGCCAAGGCGCTCAACGCCGGCCTCCGCCGCGCGCTCGAGGAGGACGACAAGGTCCTGCTCATGGGCGAGGACATCGGCCCGCTCGGCGGCGTCTTCCGCATCACCGAGCACCTGCAGCGCGACTTCGGCGACCGCCGCGTCATCGACACGCCGCTCGCCGAGTCCGGCATCGTCGGCACGGCCATCGGACTCGCGATGCGCGGCTACCGGCCCGTGTGCGAGATCCAGTTCGACGGCTTCATCTACCCGGCCTTCGACCAGATCACGAGCCAGCTCGCCAAGATCACCAACCGGCACGAGGGCGCGATGCGCATGCCCGTCGTGATCCGCGTGCCGTACGGCGGCCACATCGGCGCCATCGAGCACCACCAGGAGAGCCCCGAGGCGTACTTCGCGCACACCCCCGGCCTCCGCGTCGTCAGCCCGAGCACCCCGCACGACGCCTACTGGATGATCCAGGAGGCCATCAAGAGCGACGACCCGGTCATGTTCTTCGAGCCCAAGGCGCGCTACCGGCCGAAGGGCGAGGTCGACTTCTCCGCCCCCGGCATCGGCCTGCACGAGAGCCGCGTCGTCCGCTCCGGCACCGACGTCACGCTCGTCGGGCACGGCGCCATGGTCGCGATGCTGCTGCAGGCGGCCGAGCTCGCCGCCGAGGAGGGCACGAGCGTCGAGGTCGTCGACCTGCGCTCGCTGTCGCCCGTCGACTACGGCCCCATCCTCGAGTCGGTCCAGCGCACCGGCCGCCTGGTCGTCGCGCAGGAGGCGCCCGGCCACGTGTCGGTCGGCTCCGAGATCGCGGCGACCGTCACCGAGCGCGCGTTCTACTCGCTCGAGGCGCCGGTGATCCGCGTCTCCGGCTTCGACGCCCCGTTCCCTCCCGCGAAGCTCGAGACGCTGTACCTCCCGGATGCCGACCGCATCCTCGAGGCCGTCGACCGCTCGCTCGCCTACTAG
- the rpsN gene encoding 30S ribosomal protein S14, with the protein MAKKSKIARNEQRKVIVERYAAKRLELKKALVDPNGTDESREAARAGIQRLPRDASPVRVRQRDGIDGRPRGNLSKFGISRVRFRDMAHRGELPGITKSSW; encoded by the coding sequence ATGGCCAAGAAGAGCAAGATCGCCCGCAACGAGCAGCGCAAGGTCATCGTCGAGCGGTACGCCGCGAAGCGCCTCGAGCTGAAGAAGGCCCTCGTGGACCCGAACGGCACCGACGAGAGCCGCGAGGCGGCCCGCGCCGGCATCCAGCGCCTCCCGCGCGACGCCTCGCCCGTCCGCGTGCGCCAGCGCGACGGCATCGACGGTCGCCCCCGCGGCAACCTGTCGAAGTTCGGCATCTCCCGCGTGCGCTTCCGGGACATGGCCCACCGCGGCGAGCTTCCGGGCATCACGAAGTCCAGCTGGTAG
- a CDS encoding dihydrolipoamide acetyltransferase family protein, whose product MADSEFTLPDVGEGLIDAEIVSWRVQPGDQVALNQVIVEIETAKSLVELPSPFEGTVSGLLVQEGQTVEVGTPIIAIAQGSPSVSAPAETPAQMALPGETVIEDDTAIENREPAPAPAAEEASGAVLVGYGTVGKVASRRRRAEPGDAAPAARHAARPGASAGAAASRAPRPDSVPAASAVPIIAKPPIRKLAKDLEVDLAEVEATGLVGEITREDVIRTAQQASVFKNIETPEWPDAREERIPVKGVRKVIASAMVQSAFQAPHVSLFVDVDATRTMEFVKRLKASTDFAGVKVSPLLIMAKAMIWAVRRNPTVNSSWTDQEIIVRHYVNLGVAAATPRGLVVPNVKEAQAMSLLELARSLEQLTLTARDGKTSPADMSQGTITITNIGVFGMDTGTPILNPGEVAIVALGTIKQRPWVVDGEVRPRFVTTIGASFDHRVVDGDVASRFLADVASIIEEPALLLE is encoded by the coding sequence ATGGCTGATTCCGAGTTCACCCTGCCCGACGTGGGCGAGGGCCTCATCGACGCCGAGATCGTCTCGTGGCGCGTGCAGCCGGGCGACCAGGTGGCGCTCAACCAGGTGATCGTCGAGATCGAGACGGCGAAGTCGCTCGTCGAGCTGCCGAGCCCGTTCGAGGGCACGGTCTCGGGGTTGCTCGTGCAGGAGGGCCAGACGGTCGAGGTGGGCACGCCCATCATCGCCATCGCGCAGGGCTCGCCGAGCGTCTCCGCGCCCGCCGAGACGCCGGCGCAGATGGCCCTCCCGGGAGAGACGGTGATCGAGGACGACACCGCCATCGAGAACCGCGAGCCGGCGCCTGCGCCCGCCGCCGAGGAGGCATCGGGGGCCGTGCTCGTGGGCTACGGCACGGTCGGCAAGGTCGCCAGCCGCCGTCGTCGCGCCGAGCCGGGCGACGCCGCCCCGGCCGCCCGCCACGCCGCGCGTCCGGGCGCCTCGGCCGGAGCGGCAGCCTCCCGCGCCCCGCGTCCCGACTCGGTGCCCGCCGCCTCCGCCGTGCCGATCATCGCCAAGCCCCCCATCCGCAAGCTCGCCAAGGACCTCGAGGTCGACCTGGCCGAGGTCGAGGCCACCGGGCTGGTGGGCGAGATCACGCGCGAGGACGTCATCCGCACGGCGCAGCAGGCGAGCGTCTTCAAGAACATCGAGACGCCGGAGTGGCCGGACGCGCGCGAGGAGCGGATCCCCGTCAAGGGCGTCCGAAAGGTCATCGCCTCCGCCATGGTGCAGAGCGCGTTCCAGGCGCCCCACGTGAGCCTGTTCGTCGACGTCGACGCCACCCGCACGATGGAGTTCGTCAAGCGCCTCAAGGCGTCCACCGACTTCGCGGGCGTCAAGGTCTCGCCGCTGCTCATCATGGCGAAGGCGATGATCTGGGCCGTGCGCCGGAACCCCACCGTCAACTCCTCGTGGACCGACCAGGAGATCATCGTCCGCCACTACGTGAACCTCGGCGTCGCCGCCGCGACGCCGCGCGGGCTCGTGGTCCCGAACGTCAAGGAGGCGCAGGCCATGTCGCTGCTGGAGCTCGCCCGCTCGCTCGAGCAGCTGACCCTGACGGCGCGCGACGGCAAGACGAGCCCGGCGGACATGAGCCAGGGCACCATCACGATCACCAACATCGGCGTCTTCGGCATGGACACCGGCACGCCGATCCTCAACCCGGGCGAGGTCGCGATCGTCGCGCTCGGCACGATCAAGCAGAGGCCGTGGGTCGTCGACGGCGAGGTGCGCCCGCGCTTCGTCACGACCATCGGCGCGAGCTTCGACCACCGCGTGGTCGACGGCGACGTCGCGAGCCGCTTCCTGGCGGACGTCGCGAGCATCATCGAGGAGCCCGCGCTGCTCCTGGAGTGA
- the rpmG gene encoding 50S ribosomal protein L33 — protein sequence MAKQQDVRPIIKLRSTAGTGYTYVTRKNRRNNPDRLVLKKYDPVVRKHVDFREER from the coding sequence ATGGCCAAGCAGCAGGACGTCCGTCCGATCATCAAGCTCCGCTCGACGGCTGGCACCGGGTACACGTACGTGACCCGCAAGAACCGCCGCAACAACCCCGACCGCCTCGTGCTGAAGAAGTACGACCCGGTCGTCCGCAAGCACGTCGACTTCCGCGAGGAGCGCTAA
- a CDS encoding HU family DNA-binding protein, which translates to MADKSLNRTELVAAVAAESGQSQAAVNGVLDALFSTVATNVADGVKVTIPGWVAFEQTARAARTGRNPQTGEPLEIKASKGVKVSAGSKLKAAVK; encoded by the coding sequence ATGGCTGACAAGTCACTCAACCGCACCGAGCTCGTTGCCGCCGTCGCCGCGGAGTCGGGCCAGAGCCAGGCCGCCGTCAACGGCGTGCTGGACGCGCTCTTCTCCACCGTCGCGACCAACGTCGCCGATGGCGTCAAGGTCACGATCCCGGGCTGGGTCGCGTTCGAGCAGACGGCTCGCGCCGCGCGCACGGGCCGCAACCCGCAGACGGGCGAGCCCCTCGAGATCAAGGCGTCCAAGGGCGTCAAGGTCTCCGCCGGCAGCAAGCTCAAGGCCGCCGTCAAGTAG
- a CDS encoding Fur family transcriptional regulator — MKRNTWQREAVRQALDASTEFVSAQRLHARLHDAGSPIGLATVYRALGDLAAEGDADSLQSPDGEALYRTCATGGHHHHLICRVCGKTVEIAADEVESWAHDVAARNGFTAPSHVVDVFGLCAECTRRAADAASADASATAAEAPASA, encoded by the coding sequence ATGAAGCGGAACACGTGGCAGCGCGAGGCCGTCAGGCAGGCGCTGGACGCCTCGACCGAGTTCGTGAGCGCGCAGCGGCTGCATGCGCGGCTGCACGACGCGGGATCCCCGATCGGCCTGGCCACCGTCTACCGCGCGCTCGGCGACCTCGCCGCGGAGGGCGACGCCGACTCGCTGCAGTCGCCCGACGGCGAGGCGCTCTACCGCACGTGCGCCACGGGCGGCCACCACCACCACCTCATCTGCCGCGTCTGCGGGAAGACCGTCGAGATCGCGGCCGACGAGGTCGAGTCCTGGGCGCACGACGTCGCCGCGCGCAACGGCTTCACGGCGCCGAGCCACGTCGTCGACGTGTTCGGGCTCTGCGCCGAGTGCACGCGGCGCGCGGCCGACGCGGCGTCGGCGGACGCGTCGGCGACCGCCGCCGAGGCCCCCGCATCCGCATGA
- a CDS encoding metal ABC transporter permease — protein sequence MIHLIADAGDVWSRLFDFSDYGALVALLRNSIIAGAVLGVVGGLIGVFVMTRDLAFAVHGVSELSFAGAAAALLLGVNVVGGSLVGSLIAAIAIGVLGTRAKDRNSIIAVIMPFGLGLGILFLALYDGRASNKFGLLTGQIVSVDNPQLGYLVAISAVVIVGLAVVWRPLMFASVDPDVAAARGVPVRTLSIVFMILLGLGTAVSIQIVGALLVLSLLVTPAAAAMRVSSTPRVVVSLSVLFALASIVGGIMLALGSSIPISPYVTTISFTIYLVCRGIDALRARSGASGGTRTLAGRGGSPAGRARA from the coding sequence GTGATCCACCTCATCGCGGACGCGGGCGACGTCTGGTCGCGCCTGTTCGACTTCTCCGACTACGGCGCGCTCGTCGCGCTGCTGCGGAACAGCATCATCGCGGGCGCCGTGCTCGGCGTCGTCGGCGGCCTCATCGGCGTCTTCGTCATGACGCGCGACCTCGCCTTCGCGGTGCACGGCGTGAGCGAGCTGTCGTTCGCGGGTGCCGCGGCGGCCCTGCTGCTCGGCGTCAACGTCGTGGGCGGATCCCTCGTGGGATCCCTCATCGCGGCGATCGCCATCGGCGTGCTCGGCACGCGCGCGAAGGACCGCAACTCGATCATCGCCGTCATCATGCCGTTCGGCCTGGGGCTCGGGATCCTGTTCCTCGCCCTCTACGACGGCCGAGCAAGCAACAAGTTCGGCCTGCTCACGGGCCAGATCGTCTCGGTCGACAACCCGCAGCTCGGCTACCTCGTCGCCATCAGCGCGGTCGTCATCGTCGGCCTCGCGGTCGTCTGGCGGCCGCTCATGTTCGCGAGCGTCGACCCCGACGTGGCGGCGGCCCGCGGCGTGCCGGTGCGGACCCTCTCCATCGTGTTCATGATCCTGCTCGGGCTCGGCACGGCGGTCTCCATCCAGATCGTCGGCGCGCTGCTCGTGCTCTCGCTGCTGGTGACGCCCGCGGCCGCCGCGATGCGCGTCTCGTCGACGCCCCGCGTGGTCGTCTCGCTCAGCGTGCTGTTCGCGCTCGCGAGCATCGTCGGCGGGATCATGCTCGCGCTCGGCAGCAGCATCCCCATCAGCCCGTACGTCACCACCATCTCGTTCACGATCTACCTGGTCTGCCGCGGCATCGACGCCCTCCGGGCGCGCAGCGGCGCCTCGGGCGGGACGCGTACCCTGGCGGGGCGGGGAGGATCGCCCGCCGGGAGGGCACGGGCATGA
- the rpmB gene encoding 50S ribosomal protein L28 yields the protein MAATCQVTGAVPGFGHNISHSHRRTKRRFDPNVQKKTYYVPSLRRNVKLTLSAKGIKVIDARGIESVVKDLLGRGVKI from the coding sequence ATGGCAGCAACCTGCCAGGTGACCGGCGCCGTCCCCGGCTTCGGACACAACATCTCGCACTCGCACCGGCGCACCAAGCGCCGCTTCGACCCGAACGTGCAGAAGAAGACGTACTACGTCCCCTCGCTGCGTCGCAACGTCAAGCTCACGCTCTCCGCGAAGGGCATCAAGGTCATCGACGCCCGCGGCATCGAGTCCGTCGTCAAGGACCTCCTCGGTCGTGGGGTGAAGATCTAA